accaAAAAGCCACCAGATGCCAAGGAGAAGACCTGCCATGCCTGTTCTAGTGTAACGATATCAGCAGTCGACCGgcgcgttgcgcaacaacccgcAAACTAGTAGGGCAGCGACATACCAGCTGCCACGCCACTCGCCAATCCTCACCCTACGCACCTGGTATTTGCATTAACGCTTTCAGTACAGCCCTATCGCCACCCCGCCCCGCCAAGGCTCGCTCCGGGCAGTGGGCGGGGTCCGGCCAAGCACCGCCCATCATTGCGACACCACAAACAACACGACACCTGTTTAATTTACGAACGTCACTGTAAACGGCCGCCACCCAAAAGATGACATCTGCCCAGGAGCCGGGTCACCGAAGCCCCGAAGCCAAGTCGCCGCCGGAGCGCAAGCATGCGCAGTATACAAGGCCCTCAGTCTCATAACCGGTTCATGCAGTTCAGATTCAAAGTCCATCATACACAATGAAGTTGAACTCAGAacgagttctgaagttgaattctgacctatgatatgatgggctgtgatgtcgaatgatgagtaatgatgtgatgggctgtgatgttgaatgatgggctatgatgtgatgggctgtgatgttgaatgatgggtaatgatgtgatgagctgtgatggtgatgttgaatgatgggttatgatgtgatgggttgtGATGCTATGGCCTGTGGGCAAGGCcggacatgatgtgatgttgaatgaatatttcgaaaaatgccgacctatgcatGGGTGTTTTGCAGACTGGCTACTCTTGGTGCCTGACTTTCCAGCAAAGCAATGTATCAGGGCGATCAGATTTCGCTTCAGTATAGAATTATAATTTTATTCCTTACCCGGAGAGCTGGATTCGAAAGAATCCACTGGAGGTGGCCATGTCATGGGACAGTAGTGTTCGTTAATTGACTGACGGGAGGTACAGTGGCACGCAGACTTGTCTTAACCTGCGGAGAGCATGTCATTGGGCGCTGATAGGCAGCTGGAAGCGAGgttgggatgatccactatcccctTAAAGGGAGGGTCTGTCCGCACGGCGGATGTGTTCGCGTTTCGACATCtccgttgtgcgtaccgaccctGATTcatttgtaaaaagaaaagagaaatggAGAAGTtggtctcgagccactcgggactggctactccagggcgcgttattcagaaaagaaagggaaagtaCACAAATCTATACGCTTTGACacggaatggatgaaaacgTCCCCACAAAACTTtgcaccaaaagcaacagtgtaggagagtccacgtgcgaaatctcaatgcacaaagaacaaagagcgtcacaatgtgtTAAAGAGGCCCGTCGAGACAAGGAACTGCACAAGGGCACCCTCCCTTCAACGGGATAGTGAatcatcccaatctcgttttccagctgtctatcagcgcccgatgacacgcgctccgctggttaagGCAAGTGTATGCGCCACTGTATCTACatcgaaaaatatttcagcgatacaactcccaagcagcacaatgtactgaaagtcgagtgcaataggggtggccgggtaggtggaaggctcAGAcgcgtgaagctaaagaaccttgataagacacataccgtccactcctattgcacgagaacgtgtcgtgtcgtccctcctctgtccctttttCGGGTTCTAAATTTtttccctattgcactcgactttcggtacaattgtgctgcttgggctgggACGATAACCTTCAGCACTAGAGAAGCCTGAAATAATACGCTGATATGGAACGcttctacccaagcagcacaatgtaccgaaaggcgagtgcaataggggtggacggtatgtgttttatcaatgttctttagttgcatAAGTGTGTTCAAGGActtccacctacccgcccacccatattgcactcgactttcagtacattgtgctgcttgggtaggttGTTATAACCCTCAACACAATCGGATACGTACTCTGGCAAGCTACCGTTCACTACGCTCACCCTACACATGCACGTTTTGGGAAACGGCATGCACGTAGTTGTAGCGGAAATGAACAACTTTAAAGAGCAACTTACCATGAGCAGGTGCACCTTCCCGGCCTTTCCATGTCCCTTAAGCGGTCAACTTAACCGTGCGAAGACGGCGGCTTCCTGATCACAAATAACCTTCACACGCGGACGCGGACGCACTTATAACGCATGTTTCTTCCGTAGGTATGAAAGGTTCGATCCGCTAGATATGAGGCAAGataaacaaaaaataagaaacTGACCCGCATGACCTCAAGAAACCACTGGAAGGTGTGGCTTGTTGGTTCGTCGACAGCTTATCGGTTCCGGAatgcgttctttttcttttagttttcaTGTTGGCCAAAAGAAAACCTGCCTTCTTCACGAACACACGGAGAGAGTTCAATCTCTTTCTACTTTATCAATGTAAGTAccgaataacaacaacaacaactaagtcatgactatggcctggggtgattcaccgctaaAATAAGCAATAAGCATTACAGATACAGAACGGCATTTTCCTTGCTCACTGTCTAGCCTGTGTTCGTAATATACTTGAAACAAACGCAGACAATTTAGACAAAAGTACCACGGTTGATGCTCTTTTGATGACGACATAGACAGGAAGCGTTTTATCATCGGCCGTGAATGAAACAATCATAGTTGTAAATTAACAGCTAATCTTTATCTCCAAGTCCGTGCGATGTACATGCATTATCTGACTGCATCGAACCCTTTGGGGCGTTACTTGAACCGTTGAACACAAGAAGTGCTCAAAGCAGCGGAAAGCACAATAAGATTTTGCGCAAGAGGTACTGCTTTATACAGTACAAGTCACGGTACCTCATAAACTGACCGTGTACCCCATAAATATGCTTGTACCTCATAAGCGAGATCTTTTGTCTAGCCCAGTACCTCTTAAACCAGCTGCGGAAAAGCACTGATGTACCTTATATTTACCAGGTACAGCTCGATATAAGGTACGTTAtaagtagggttccgggtttcccgaaaaaaaaaaaatccgaaaaacgtactccattaaaattttaagcaattcggattaatcTGAAAAACTCCGCTTGGCAGATGTTTTCCCTGATAACCGGGTAATTGCTCTTGGCCTCCTTTTGTGTTCTGGGTTTTTTCTGACGTGGGATATCGGCCCTACCGCAACATAATTGTAGCGTTTTCTACGGCGGTCGTCTCGACCACTTGAGGATTCACCGCCCGGGTTTTTCTCCCAGTCTGTTTCCTGATCTCCTTGTCCCACGCGAGACCTAAGCACTAAAATCAGCATCGAACCGAGGTCATACGAAGTGCCCTTTTTGAAAGGGCAACTAGTTGCAGTGCTGACGACAAGATGGGACGCGAGCGAAAGCTTCCCTGCGACTACGTGAAGGAATACCCCGATTTCGAGGAGTTCACATCGTCCCGCGATCGCGATGCAGAGGTTGTCGTATTTAAGTACTGCCGCATAACAGTGAGCACTACACACCGAAAGGGTGCATTTGGAATTGCGGAACACCTGATTACGAAATGTATTGTTAAGCTCGTGTCTTTTtagtgttgaagcaataaatgtgacTACTGCGTTTTCCCTGCACAACCGTGCGTGAGTTGTCAAGTTCCTTCCGAATgtcggatattaactgagctgtaaatcatacactccgaaaaactccgttttttgaaaaaaacaataaactccgaaaaacatcctCGGGTAACGCCCAGAAATAGACtccgaaaactcggaaccctagttataaggtaccgattttagagtgtagagaatACCCTATTCCTACTCTTCGGGTCAACCACCCTGCGCGTATGCGCCCGCTGTCTGACCCACGCTTCCCATTAGAGCAGTGCACGGGCTCCGCCGGCCTGGGCCCAGCctgtacccgactgtttccatgctcaggcccggtcccagcccgcctctgctgtatgtgttctcgaggctcGGAGGCGTGTTTACATTTACTAAAGAACACAAATGGTActgtggtactgtgatgttacacgtaaggtttgtctgcgcagtgtggtgaCATGTTGCACACGCCGCAGGGTATGCATGCGTATAATTTGGACCACCctgggttcttttgacgtgcgctatGCTCTGATCTCCCTTCAAATCAAAGGACGCAAATGAAAAGGACGCaactaattggtggagagtgtgGAGGTACGCTCTGTGTTTTACAGGCTGTGTtcctctgccggcaagccgctgtgTGCCCGGCGCTTGCTTGGgtgggaaggcagcgcgcagtGGCGCGTAGACGATTTGTATGTACCTTGCGGAGCAGGAGAGACTCatttccgctctattgcgcatgcgcCGGTGTTATTCCCCCTTATCGAACTcccgaacgaaatatgtcagaacacctaacctaactgaccctcgtgccggacttgctcagcgcgcccgccacaccaaacGTCCCTAGatatgtgtgagtgcacgtgtgaaatccagacccattacacgaaataagcatgatcacatataaaaaagtgatagttctcagatgagaataccaagATACACCATACCCAATGAAAGgaaaagtgacatgaaaattcagctgtccagtctcgccaaatatgttcgcgtaTATGCCCGACCATGGTTGGCGTTGtgaagcccgtacccggcccgggcccggtggctgaaacccgagcccggcccagcccGCATAAAAAACGAAAGCCCGGCCCCTGCAGTGCTCTACTTCCCATCCCCTTTGTAAAATAGCAGAAGGCTGGCCTGCTTCCGCCTTCGGTACTGCCATTGCCCGCCTAAGGGGGTATCTCTCGCCCACGACATCTACTCCCTCCTTTGCGCCAGCTATGTGGACCATTGATCGTCCCGTCATTCAACCTGCGATCCCGGACCTTCCTCGAAAACACGAAGCTCCTCCAGTAGAAGCCCATCAGCTCTCCTTGGCACATATCAACTCTGTAGTGTTTGGCAGCGTTCCTGCCTCCTTCCTTTGGCCCCTTTGGCAGCGTTCCTGCCTCCTACCGACCGCTTCACCATGCAAGGTGCACATTGACCTGGTCGGTCCATTAGCACTATCTAAAGGAAACAGTTACATACTCACCTGCGTCGACCGGTTTACGCGGTGGCCGGAGGCAACGCCCATACCAGACGCTACTGCTCCCACCGTCGCTACGGCCTTTTTGGCAACTTGGGTCGCCCGCTTTGGCGTTCCGGAGGAAGTCGTAACGGGTCGGGGCACGCAGTTTGAGAGCGCCTTGTTCCATGCTTTTACCAGCGCCCCCGGAACTGAAAGGCTTCGAACTTCTGCGTACCCCGCCTGCAATGGACTAGTCGAGCGTTTTCACCGCCACATGAAACAAGCTATCATGGCGCAAAACTCCCGAGATCACTGGACCGAAACCCTTCCGTTGGTCCTTTTGGGTATCCGATCTGCGCTCAAGTCCGACTTGGGTTGCTCTTCCGCGGAACTCGTCTACGGAGCCCCGCTGCGGTTGCCTGCAGACGTTCTTAAACCGCCTCCCCAGCCTGTTCACCCTTCAACTTTCGTCACACAACTCTGGAACGCCTTCGCAACCCTCCAGTTTACTCCAACTCGTGCCTCATCCGCGGCGCCACCTTTCATTCCCACCGAACTGCATTCCACGACACACGTACTTTTGCGCACCGATCGCCTTCGTCGCGCCCTCGAACCTCCTTACTCCGGCCCTTACAAGGTACTGCAGCGCGCTTCTAAGACCTTCCTCCTTGACGTCCGCGGCCGACCCGAAAGTGTGTCGATTGACCGGttgaagcccgcattcctcgACAACATAGCCCCGGCCCACTATCCTGACCCATCTCTACCACCGGACATAGTCACGCCTCCCAGGCCTCCAAGGCGTGTCACTTGGGCTTCGACTGCGCTCGCTCCAACACGTTCCTCCGGAACTCTGGACGAGGGGCATATGTAGTgcgacgacaacaacgacacTACAATCCTCCCACGCCACGCGCACTTGCCTCATGAAGGAATAAAACGTTTCGTCTTTCGTCCACCGACAACGACGGTTCTAGTCTGCCCTTATTATCCAGCGAGAACCCCACAACTACCTACCCTTGCTGTTGTCACATCTTCAGAGATGCGTCTGTGATGCGTGACACATCAGGGGCACCATTTTACGTCACAGATACGGACCACGAACAAGCCTACACGTTGCCCTATCCTGTGTCCTCTACTGAGgaggagctgtatgccatcctCGCAGACCTAGAATGCATTGCTGGCCTGCCACCCGAGAAGTCCTGGGTTGTCCTCACTGACAGCAGGGCGTCCCTCCTTCTTTTGCTGTCTTCCCACCCCACCATCATATTTGACCTGCCCAGCATGATCATCCAGGCATACAATCGACTCTGTGCAAATGGTCACGTTCTTTCTCTGCAGTGGATTCCCGGTCATGTCGGCTTCTCCGGTAACTCACGCGCAGATGCGGCTGCACGACGTGCTGCACAAGTTGTCACTCATGTCACTACACATCTGCCCCTTACTGTTTCGGCTTGCCGTATGACTATACGCCGCCGGTGTGCT
This is a stretch of genomic DNA from Ornithodoros turicata isolate Travis unplaced genomic scaffold, ASM3712646v1 Chromosome25, whole genome shotgun sequence. It encodes these proteins:
- the LOC135373436 gene encoding uncharacterized protein LOC135373436, with translation MWTIDRPVIQPAIPDLPRKHEAPPVEAHQLSLAHINSVVFGSVPASFLWPLWQRSCLLPTASPCKVHIDLVGPLALSKGNSYILTCVDRFTRWPEATPIPDATAPTVATAFLATWVARFGVPEEVVTGRGTQFESALFHAFTSAPGTERLRTSAYPACNGLVERFHRHMKQAIMAQNSRDHWTETLPLVLLGIRSALKSDLGCSSAELVYGAPLRLPADVLKPPPQPVHPSTFVTQLWNAFATLQFTPTRASSAAPPFIPTELHSTTHVLLRTDRLRRALEPPYSGPYKVLQRASKTFLLDVRGRPESVSIDRLKPAFLDNIAPAHYPDPSLPPDIVTPPRPPRRVTWASTALAPTRSSGTLDEGHM